A stretch of Lutra lutra chromosome 9, mLutLut1.2, whole genome shotgun sequence DNA encodes these proteins:
- the SYS1 gene encoding protein SYS1 homolog isoform X2 yields MAGQFRSYVWDPLLILSQIVLMQTVYYGSLGLWLALVDGLVRSSPSLDQMFDAEILGFSTPPGRLSMMSFILNALTWS; encoded by the exons ATGGCAGGCCAGTTCCGTAGCTACGTGTGGGACCCGTTGTTGATCCTGTCGCAGATCGTCCTCATGCAGACCGTCTATTACGGCTCGCTGGGCCTGTGGCTGGCGCTGGTGGATGGGCTGGTGCGCAGCAGCCCCTCGCTGGACCAGATGTTCGACGCCGAG ATCCTGGGCTTTTCCACCCCTCCAGGCCGGCTCTCCATGATGTCCTTCATCCTCAACGCCCTCACCTG
- the TP53TG5 gene encoding TP53-target gene 5 protein, translating to MSPSAKKRPKNRMVSKIQDEEPQDKIPQPVSKVIGRNRLKMVLKNLSLLKLLKSSNPRIQELHNLAKRCWNSLLRVPKILGISTGSSNVCDRVEQGNEDAGCPKNILESKKSESTGEPKVGLGEKNKAQQSPTAACQSKAQVEPELPRTSKDDGLTTCPGAQGRQSPTGDPPIVFLKTYQHRTPSGDKQQLEAADQWIWFEGLPTRIHLPGPRVMCRPSALRWVKRCCTRFCSASLELPMCHLYRV from the exons ATGAGTCCATCAGCAAAGAAGAGGCCCAAGAATAGAATGGTTTCCAAG ataCAAGATGAAGAACCACAGGACAAGATACCACAACCTGTCAGCAAAGTAATCGGCCGGAACCGACTTAAGATG GTATTAAAAAACTTGTCGCTCTTGAAGCTGCTCAAGAGCTCGAACCCCCGGATCCAAGAACTGCATAACCTGGCCAAAAGGTGTTGGAATTCACTGCTCAGAGTTCCAAAGATCCTTGGGATCTCCACTGG GAGCAGCAATGTCTGCGATAGAGTGGAACAAGGTAACGAAGATGCTGGGTGCCCCAAGAACATACTGGAATCCAAGAAATCAGAGTCCACaggggagcccaaggtggggctgggggagaagaaCAAAGCCCAGCAGTCACCCACAGCAGCGTGCCAGAGCAAGGCGCAGGTGGAGCCCGAGCTCCCCAGGACATCGAAGGACGATGGCCTGACCACTTGCCCTGGAGCTCAGGGGAGGCAATCACCCACTGGGGACCCTCCCATCGTCTTCCTGAAGACCTACCAGCATAGAACTCCCTCGGGGGACAAGCAGCAGCTGGAAGCAGCTGACCAGTGGATCTGGTTTGAGGGGTTGCCCACGCGAATCCACCTCCCAGGGCCCCGGGTGATGTGCAGACCGTCTGCCCTGCGCTGGGTCAAGCGCTGCTGTACCCGCTTCTGCTCTGCATCACTTGAGCTACCCATGTGCCATCTATACAGAGTGTGA
- the SYS1 gene encoding protein SYS1 homolog isoform X1: MAGQFRSYVWDPLLILSQIVLMQTVYYGSLGLWLALVDGLVRSSPSLDQMFDAEILGFSTPPGRLSMMSFILNALTCALGLLYFIRRGKQCLDFTVTVHFFHLLGCWFYSSRFPSALTWWLVQAVCIALMAVIGEYLCMRTELKEIPLNSAPKSNV, from the exons ATGGCAGGCCAGTTCCGTAGCTACGTGTGGGACCCGTTGTTGATCCTGTCGCAGATCGTCCTCATGCAGACCGTCTATTACGGCTCGCTGGGCCTGTGGCTGGCGCTGGTGGATGGGCTGGTGCGCAGCAGCCCCTCGCTGGACCAGATGTTCGACGCCGAG ATCCTGGGCTTTTCCACCCCTCCAGGCCGGCTCTCCATGATGTCCTTCATCCTCAACGCCCTCACCTG TGCCCTGGGCTTGCTGTACTTCATCCGGCGAGGGAAGCAGTGTCTGGATTTCACTGTCACTGTCCATTTCTTTCACCTCCTGGGCTGCTGGTTCTACAGCTCCCGTTTCCCCTCGGCGCTGACCTGGTGGCTGGTCCAAGCCGTGTGCATTGCACTCATGGCTGTCATCGGGGAGTACCTGTGCATGCGGACGGAGCTCAAGGAGATCCCCCTCAACTCAGCCCCTAAATCCAATGTCTAG